The following proteins are encoded in a genomic region of Bubalus kerabau isolate K-KA32 ecotype Philippines breed swamp buffalo chromosome 15, PCC_UOA_SB_1v2, whole genome shotgun sequence:
- the LOC129629117 gene encoding olfactory receptor 52B2-like encodes MYFLAVTDNGLVMVMVICDRSLHEPMYLFLAMLALNVVLLCTITVPKMLLIFWQGPSISTFPACLTQMFFIHALFLSESAVLLAMAFDRYVAICAPLHYTILLIGSLIRKMVLALVAQSVAVVTPGILLTLQLHFCQSNVIHHTYCENMGIAKLACNSIVPNSIYGLTDALLTTGLDFFLISLSYWLILRTVFQLPSREAWTKAFGNCGAHTCVILIFYTLAFFSFFTHCFGHHVPRHVLILLANLYLLVPHTMNPIVYGV; translated from the coding sequence ATGTACTTTTTGGCTGTAACAGACAATGGCCTGGTTATGGTGATGGTGATCTGTGACCGAAGCCTCCATGAACCCATGTATCTTTTCCTGGCCATGCTAGCTCTCAATGTTGTTCTACTTTGTACTATCACGGTGCCCAAAATGCTTCTTATCTTTTGGCAGGGCCCTTCCATATCAACATTCCCTGCCTGTCTCACACAGATGTTTTTCATTCATGCTCTGTTTCTTTCTGAATCTGCTGTCCTACTGGCCATGGCTTTTGACCGCTATGTGGCTATCTGTGCACCACTCCATTATACTATCCTACTTATAGGCTCTCTCATTAGAAAAATGGTCCTGGCTCTGGTGGCTCAAAGTGTGGCTGTGGTCACCCCTGGCATCCTACTCACTCTCCAACTGCACTTCTGCCAGAGCAATGTCATTCACCATACTTACTGTGAGAACATGGGCATTGCCAAATTGGCTTGCAATAGCATTGTCCCTAATAGCATTTATGGGCTCACTGATGCTCTCCTCACCACAGGACTGGACTTTTTCCTTATCTCCCTGTCCTACTGGTTAATCTTGAGAACAGTCTTCCAACTGCCTTCTAGGGAAGCCTGGACAAAGGCCTTTGGAAATTGTGGAGCCCATACGTGTGTCATCCTGATATTCTACActctggccttcttttccttctttaccCATTGCTTTGGACACCATGTACCCAGGCATGTCCTTATCCTCCTGGCAAATCTGTACTTACTGGTACCGCATACCATGAACCCCATTGTTTATGGGGTATAG